The Nocardioides pantholopis genome window below encodes:
- a CDS encoding MIP/aquaporin family protein, protein MTEHTGANAASVTTEAAEPAAPTLGQKIAAEAIGTFVLVFIGCGSAVYAASGGEFDILGIAMAFGLAVLVMIYAFGRVSGGHFNPAVSVAAALSGRVAWRDAGIYIVAQLVGAILGAAALFALLHGFDGYDATNNMGQNFFGDGGYAWWAALFLELLLTAIFVLVILAVTDGRNEHPGLAPLAIGFTLTAVHLVAISATGTSVNPARSIGPALFAGTDALADLWLFILAPLLGAAVAGLAYPALFGRDTDPVPGSGLTFAQRSARASAPGSSQDQYQQQWNQQPNWNQGQAAQGAQGTATQQWGPEPIIQDGWQWDPQSQQWIPAQQQPPAPQAPQQGTQPEQGQYGQAQPGQPQPGQHGQYGQPGQPGQPGQPGQPGQPGQHGQWPDDDGQTQIRR, encoded by the coding sequence TTGACCGAACACACCGGCGCCAACGCCGCCAGCGTCACGACCGAAGCCGCCGAACCGGCGGCCCCGACCCTGGGACAGAAGATCGCCGCCGAGGCCATCGGCACCTTCGTCCTGGTCTTCATCGGCTGCGGGAGCGCCGTGTACGCCGCGAGCGGCGGGGAGTTCGACATCCTGGGCATCGCGATGGCCTTCGGCCTCGCCGTCCTGGTGATGATCTATGCGTTCGGCCGCGTCTCCGGCGGCCACTTCAACCCGGCCGTCTCGGTCGCGGCCGCGCTCAGCGGCCGGGTGGCCTGGCGCGACGCCGGCATCTACATCGTCGCGCAGCTGGTGGGTGCGATCCTCGGCGCCGCGGCGCTCTTCGCGCTGCTGCACGGCTTCGACGGCTACGACGCCACCAACAACATGGGGCAGAACTTCTTCGGCGACGGCGGCTACGCCTGGTGGGCGGCGCTGTTCCTGGAGCTGCTCCTGACCGCGATCTTCGTCCTGGTGATCCTCGCCGTGACCGACGGCCGCAACGAGCACCCCGGCCTGGCCCCGCTCGCGATCGGATTCACGCTGACCGCTGTGCACCTGGTGGCGATCTCCGCCACCGGCACCTCGGTGAACCCGGCCCGCTCGATCGGCCCGGCCCTGTTCGCCGGCACCGACGCCCTCGCCGACCTGTGGCTGTTCATCCTCGCCCCGCTGCTCGGTGCCGCGGTGGCCGGCCTCGCCTACCCGGCGCTGTTCGGCCGCGACACCGACCCGGTGCCCGGCTCCGGCCTGACCTTCGCGCAGCGCTCCGCTCGGGCCTCGGCCCCGGGGAGCAGCCAGGACCAGTACCAGCAGCAGTGGAACCAGCAGCCGAACTGGAACCAGGGGCAGGCCGCCCAGGGCGCTCAGGGCACCGCGACCCAGCAGTGGGGCCCGGAGCCGATCATCCAGGACGGCTGGCAGTGGGACCCGCAGTCCCAGCAGTGGATCCCGGCCCAGCAGCAGCCGCCGGCTCCGCAGGCCCCGCAGCAGGGCACCCAGCCGGAGCAGGGCCAGTACGGCCAGGCCCAGCCCGGCCAGCCCCAGCCCGGCCAGCACGGCCAGTACGGGCAGCCGGGTCAGCCCGGGCAGCCGGGTCAGCCCGGCCAGCCCGGGCAGCCGGGTCAGCACGGGCAGTGGCCCGACGACGACGGCCAGACCCAGATCCGCAGGTAG